One segment of Longimicrobiales bacterium DNA contains the following:
- a CDS encoding ABC transporter permease, producing MLIGETIGVALSAIRANKMRSFLTMLGVIIGIAAVITMVALGEGAQRQVEGQLASLGANVLTVRPGQQMFGGIDRGENRMTQDDATSLLTEPRSIRSVSPEMQRRQQIAFEGANASNTVLGIWPAYFEIQNHALARGRLFSVGEERGRRRVAVVGARVGERLNIATDALLGRTLRIRGIPFEVIGILAEKGEQGWMNPDETIYVPLSTAQFRLFGDDRVSSILVQATSESAMNAAVAEIDAKLRREHRIQPGEPSDFTVRNQTTLLSTLSEATQTFTMLLAGIAAISLLVGGIGIMNIMLVSVTERTREIGVRKALGARRRDIMLQFLVEALVLCLAGGALGIALGVGAARMTERLLAWNVAVAPAAVMLAFGFAGAVGVFFGIWPARRAARLDPIIALRYE from the coding sequence ATGCTGATCGGCGAAACGATCGGGGTCGCACTCTCGGCGATCCGCGCGAACAAGATGCGCTCGTTCCTGACCATGCTCGGCGTGATCATCGGCATTGCAGCGGTGATCACCATGGTCGCGCTCGGCGAAGGTGCGCAGCGCCAGGTGGAAGGTCAGCTCGCCTCCCTCGGTGCGAACGTGCTGACGGTCCGGCCCGGGCAGCAGATGTTCGGCGGCATCGATCGGGGCGAGAATCGCATGACGCAGGACGACGCGACCTCTCTGCTCACCGAGCCGCGCAGCATTCGCTCCGTCTCGCCCGAGATGCAGCGCCGTCAGCAGATCGCGTTCGAGGGCGCGAATGCGAGCAACACGGTGCTCGGCATCTGGCCCGCCTACTTCGAGATCCAGAACCACGCGCTCGCGCGCGGCCGTCTCTTTTCGGTCGGCGAGGAGCGCGGGCGCCGGCGCGTCGCAGTGGTGGGTGCCCGGGTCGGTGAACGACTGAACATCGCAACGGACGCGCTGCTCGGTCGCACCCTCCGCATCCGCGGCATCCCGTTCGAGGTCATCGGCATCCTCGCCGAAAAGGGCGAGCAGGGCTGGATGAATCCGGACGAGACCATCTACGTGCCGCTCTCCACCGCCCAGTTCCGGCTGTTCGGTGATGATCGCGTGAGCAGTATCCTGGTGCAGGCGACGAGCGAGTCCGCGATGAATGCCGCGGTCGCGGAGATCGACGCAAAGCTCCGTCGCGAGCACCGCATCCAGCCGGGCGAGCCCAGCGATTTCACGGTGCGCAACCAGACGACGCTGCTGTCCACGCTCAGCGAGGCAACCCAGACCTTCACGATGCTGCTCGCCGGCATCGCCGCGATCTCTCTGCTCGTCGGCGGCATCGGCATCATGAACATCATGCTGGTGTCCGTCACGGAGCGCACGCGGGAGATCGGCGTGCGGAAGGCACTCGGCGCACGGCGTCGCGACATCATGCTCCAGTTTCTCGTCGAGGCGCTCGTGCTCTGCCTGGCTGGCGGGGCGCTGGGTATCGCCCTCGGCGTGGGCGCTGCCCGTATGACGGAACGGCTGCTTGCCTGGAACGTGGCCGTTGCGCCGGCCGCAGTGATGCTGGCGTTCGGCTTCGCCGGAGCGGTCGGCGTGTTCTTCGGAATATGGCCGGCTCGCCGCGCGGCACGCCTGGATCCCATCATCGCCCTGCGCTACGAATAG
- a CDS encoding ferritin-like domain-containing protein gives MESMQKLYLEELRDVYDAEKQLEKALPKMAENASHNQLRTAFQEHLATTQEQVRRLETIFDNLGESPRGKSCKGMKGLLEEGEEIMKQPGDPDVKDAAMISAAQRVEHYEIAAYGSLRTYAEELGLKDHADLLQRTLDEEGNTDKRLTKLAESRVNKDATIGR, from the coding sequence ATGGAATCCATGCAGAAGCTGTATCTCGAGGAACTGCGCGACGTGTACGACGCGGAAAAGCAGCTGGAGAAGGCGCTTCCGAAGATGGCGGAGAACGCGTCGCACAATCAGCTGCGCACCGCCTTCCAGGAGCACCTGGCGACGACGCAGGAGCAGGTGCGTCGCCTGGAGACGATCTTCGACAATCTCGGCGAGTCGCCGCGGGGCAAGTCGTGCAAGGGCATGAAGGGGCTGCTCGAGGAAGGCGAGGAGATCATGAAGCAGCCCGGTGATCCGGATGTGAAGGATGCGGCGATGATCTCCGCCGCGCAGCGCGTGGAGCATTACGAGATTGCCGCGTACGGCTCGCTGCGCACCTATGCCGAGGAGCTCGGCCTGAAGGACCACGCCGACCTGCTGCAGCGGACGCTGGACGAGGAGGGCAACACCGACAAGCGTCTGACCAAGCTGGCCGAAAGCCGCGTCAACAAGGACGCGACGATCGGCCGCTGA
- a CDS encoding sialidase family protein has translation MRRFPVLFPALAACVTSAACERGAADAPPPLAGPVVLTTPAAPGSAEPNLSTGPDGRVHLSWLEPSDSAWMLRFSVLEDGTWSPPRTIASGADWFVNWADFPSMIQLGDGSLVAHWLQRNGAGTYAYGVRIARSTDGGETWSTPVTPHDSTPAEHGFVSLYDAGAGNVGAVWLDGRRYAAGDEVMTLRHAVVAPDGSLGGEHEIDARVCDCCQTSVVQSDGRLLVFYRDRSEQELRDIGVATLEDSAWGQPVTLHDDGWQIDACPVNGPQADARGSSVAIAWFTAAQEEPRVNVAFSSDGGRTFSAPVRVDDGAPAGRVDLLMAEDGSAIVSWLERVEGAAEVRLRHVVPGGGMSRPLTVSRTGAERASGFPRMAFSGSDVVLAWTAAGGAAAADGASTVVHTARVELPAATGGR, from the coding sequence ATGCGACGCTTTCCCGTTCTGTTCCCTGCCCTCGCTGCCTGTGTCACGTCAGCCGCCTGTGAACGCGGAGCCGCAGATGCGCCGCCGCCGCTGGCCGGGCCGGTTGTGCTGACCACGCCTGCAGCACCGGGCAGTGCGGAGCCGAACCTCAGCACGGGGCCGGATGGACGGGTGCACCTGTCATGGCTCGAGCCGTCCGACAGCGCCTGGATGCTGCGCTTCTCGGTTCTCGAGGACGGCACCTGGTCGCCGCCGCGCACCATCGCGAGCGGTGCGGACTGGTTCGTCAACTGGGCCGACTTCCCGTCCATGATCCAGCTCGGCGACGGCTCACTGGTCGCGCACTGGCTGCAGCGCAACGGCGCCGGCACCTACGCCTACGGCGTGCGCATCGCGCGCTCGACGGATGGCGGCGAAACGTGGAGCACGCCCGTGACGCCGCACGACAGCACGCCCGCCGAGCACGGGTTCGTGAGCCTGTACGACGCCGGCGCCGGGAACGTCGGCGCGGTGTGGCTCGACGGCCGCCGCTACGCGGCGGGGGACGAGGTCATGACGCTGCGGCACGCGGTGGTAGCGCCGGACGGCTCGCTGGGCGGCGAGCACGAGATCGACGCGCGCGTCTGCGACTGCTGCCAGACCAGCGTGGTGCAGAGCGACGGACGTTTGCTGGTGTTCTACCGCGACCGCTCCGAACAGGAGCTGCGCGACATCGGCGTGGCCACCCTCGAGGACAGTGCGTGGGGTCAGCCCGTGACGCTGCACGACGACGGCTGGCAGATCGATGCCTGCCCCGTGAACGGGCCACAGGCGGACGCACGGGGAAGCAGCGTCGCCATCGCGTGGTTCACCGCAGCCCAGGAGGAGCCGCGCGTCAATGTCGCGTTTTCGAGTGATGGCGGCCGTACGTTCAGCGCGCCCGTGCGCGTGGACGACGGCGCGCCCGCAGGCCGTGTCGACCTGCTCATGGCGGAGGACGGGAGTGCGATCGTGAGCTGGCTGGAACGGGTGGAGGGCGCGGCCGAAGTGCGCCTGCGGCACGTTGTCCCCGGGGGCGGGATGTCGCGGCCGCTCACGGTGAGCCGCACGGGCGCCGAGCGGGCAAGCGGTTTCCCCCGCATGGCGTTCTCCGGCTCGGACGTGGTCCTGGCGTGGACCGCCGCAGGTGGCGCGGCCGCGGCGGACGGAGCTTCCACGGTGGTGCACACCGCCCGCGTCGAGCTGCCCGCGGCGACCGGCGGGCGCTGA
- a CDS encoding efflux RND transporter periplasmic adaptor subunit: MIERVNGAVRAAALPLFGCVLLACNGTEASEGGVSSVTEAAPVTRGDLTVTAEAAGQIEPIRLVEVKSKASGEIREILIETGDVVQAGQLLVRIDPRDVRNAYDQADADLEVARARLATSEAQRKRAEELRAANVVTEQEYEAAALDEANARAQFIKAQTNLQLARERLNDVTIRAPINGTVIAETIEIGQIIASASQNISGGTTLLTMADLNEMQVRALVDETDLGRIRPGLNVVVRVEAYPDRAFNGQVLKIEPQAVIEQNVTMFPVLVRLDNREGLLKPGMNADVEVRIADRSGVLLVPNSAIVGPRDLAAAAEVLGLDVDAVRQQMRGGAAPNGSRADNAQPATPAATQQRERGAQSATDPAASPTAGSADADECSALLEKMRAAGGPQVLTEAERTQLRACRGRSGGAMAQTGRGSTGDVRPGFVFVSTPGGIEARRVMLGVNDWDNTEVVSGLEEGDSVILMSVARLQAQQAEFENRVRERTSGPFPGGSGGPRR; the protein is encoded by the coding sequence GTGATCGAGCGGGTGAATGGTGCCGTGCGCGCGGCGGCGCTGCCGCTGTTCGGTTGCGTGCTCCTGGCATGCAATGGCACCGAGGCGAGCGAGGGTGGCGTGAGCAGTGTGACGGAGGCCGCGCCGGTCACGCGCGGTGACCTGACCGTCACGGCGGAAGCGGCCGGCCAGATCGAACCGATCCGGCTGGTCGAGGTGAAGTCCAAGGCGTCCGGTGAGATCAGGGAGATCCTCATCGAGACCGGTGATGTCGTGCAGGCAGGCCAGCTCCTGGTCCGGATCGACCCACGCGACGTCCGCAACGCGTACGACCAGGCGGATGCCGACCTCGAGGTGGCGCGTGCGCGACTCGCTACCTCAGAGGCGCAGCGCAAGCGCGCCGAGGAGCTGCGTGCCGCCAACGTGGTCACGGAACAGGAATACGAGGCCGCGGCACTCGACGAGGCGAATGCGAGGGCGCAGTTCATCAAGGCGCAGACGAACCTGCAGCTCGCGCGCGAGCGGCTCAACGACGTGACCATCCGCGCACCCATCAACGGGACCGTCATCGCCGAAACGATCGAGATCGGGCAGATCATCGCGTCCGCCAGCCAGAACATTTCGGGTGGCACCACGCTGCTGACCATGGCGGATCTGAACGAGATGCAGGTGCGCGCGCTGGTCGACGAGACCGACCTCGGTCGCATCCGGCCCGGGCTGAACGTGGTCGTGCGCGTGGAAGCGTACCCGGACCGCGCCTTCAATGGGCAGGTGCTGAAGATCGAGCCGCAGGCCGTGATCGAGCAGAACGTCACGATGTTCCCCGTGCTCGTGCGACTCGACAATCGCGAGGGCCTGCTCAAGCCGGGCATGAACGCGGACGTGGAGGTGCGTATCGCAGATCGCTCCGGCGTCCTGCTCGTGCCCAATTCGGCCATTGTCGGACCGCGCGACCTGGCTGCCGCCGCAGAAGTGCTCGGTCTCGATGTGGATGCGGTACGGCAGCAGATGCGCGGCGGCGCAGCGCCGAACGGATCCCGCGCCGACAACGCGCAGCCAGCAACCCCCGCCGCAACGCAGCAGCGCGAGCGCGGCGCGCAGTCGGCCACGGATCCAGCAGCTTCGCCCACGGCCGGCAGCGCCGATGCGGACGAGTGTTCCGCACTGCTCGAGAAGATGCGCGCAGCCGGCGGACCGCAGGTGCTGACCGAGGCCGAACGCACACAGCTGCGTGCCTGCCGCGGTCGCTCGGGCGGCGCGATGGCGCAGACCGGACGCGGCAGCACCGGTGACGTGCGTCCCGGCTTCGTGTTCGTTTCGACACCCGGTGGCATCGAGGCGCGGCGCGTGATGCTCGGCGTCAACGACTGGGACAACACGGAAGTCGTCAGCGGCCTCGAGGAGGGTGACAGCGTGATCCTCATGTCCGTCGCGCGGCTGCAGGCGCAGCAGGCGGAATTCGAGAATCGAGTGCGCGAGCGGACGAGCGGTCCGTTTCCCGGCGGCTCGGGCGGCCCCCGGCGTTGA
- a CDS encoding DUF5715 family protein, translating to MQRQNGIARNHDYSFLRTSSQVNRFVDLGLLVRLPGNSDYELARVSYPYARPAIKLFVERLASQYHAACGEKLVVTSLTRPEARQPRNASDLSVHPAGMAVDLRVSRRADCRKWLESTLLSLEKQGVIDATRERYPPHYHVAVFPNPYEGYVATLNSRATARLASAEAPAEPATGEAGSASEAKPTVTLASATSTDDVPSGPAAAAEVVTTKPSGSTSAESVTETYEVRRGDTLWGIARRFGVSVDALKDANKLGSARIMAGQKLNVAAATPLSAPASEAASAAEAVVAVASADDVLDTTAPAPEVAPQVETAAPVTVEYRVRPGDTLWEIARRHGITVDELKSVNGLAGARIVAGQTLALPSP from the coding sequence ATGCAGAGGCAGAACGGAATCGCTCGCAACCACGACTACAGCTTCCTGCGCACGTCCTCCCAGGTGAACCGCTTCGTCGATCTCGGGCTGCTGGTGCGCCTGCCGGGCAACAGCGACTACGAGCTGGCACGGGTCTCGTACCCGTATGCGCGACCGGCCATCAAGCTCTTCGTCGAGCGGCTCGCCTCGCAGTACCACGCGGCGTGCGGCGAAAAGCTCGTCGTGACCAGCCTCACACGCCCCGAGGCAAGGCAGCCGCGCAATGCCTCCGACCTTTCGGTCCACCCGGCCGGCATGGCCGTGGACCTGCGCGTCAGCCGCCGGGCCGACTGCCGCAAGTGGCTGGAGTCGACGCTGCTGTCGCTGGAGAAGCAGGGCGTCATCGACGCCACGCGGGAGCGTTACCCGCCCCATTACCACGTTGCGGTCTTCCCCAACCCGTATGAGGGGTACGTCGCGACCCTGAACAGCCGCGCCACCGCGCGCCTGGCGAGCGCCGAGGCGCCGGCCGAGCCCGCCACCGGTGAGGCCGGGTCCGCGAGCGAGGCAAAGCCGACTGTGACGCTCGCCAGCGCCACATCGACCGATGATGTCCCATCCGGTCCCGCCGCCGCTGCCGAGGTCGTGACGACGAAGCCGTCCGGGAGCACGTCGGCAGAGTCCGTTACCGAAACCTACGAGGTCCGCCGAGGCGATACCCTGTGGGGCATCGCCCGCCGCTTCGGCGTCAGCGTCGACGCTCTGAAGGACGCAAACAAGCTCGGCAGCGCCCGGATCATGGCGGGCCAGAAGCTGAACGTGGCTGCCGCCACGCCGCTGTCCGCTCCGGCAAGCGAGGCGGCATCCGCGGCCGAGGCCGTTGTTGCGGTTGCTTCCGCGGACGACGTTCTCGACACAACTGCTCCGGCGCCTGAGGTCGCCCCACAGGTCGAGACCGCCGCGCCCGTCACGGTCGAGTACCGGGTCCGGCCGGGTGACACGCTGTGGGAGATCGCGCGCCGCCATGGCATTACCGTCGACGAGCTCAAGAGCGTGAACGGGCTGGCCGGGGCGCGCATCGTTGCGGGGCAGACGCTGGCGCTGCCGTCGCCCTGA
- a CDS encoding ABC transporter ATP-binding protein has translation MSTAAGQADEVIRIDRLTKDYILGAETVHALRGVDLVVHRNEYIAIMGPSGSGKSTLMNLIGCLDTPSGGEYWLNGQAVSQLTDDDLARIRNREIGFVFQTFNLLPRATALHNVELPLVYAGVGAKDRRERAARMLERVGLGDRMTHRPSELSGGQRQRVAIARALINDPAILLADEPTGNLDSQTGAEIMALFETLHEQGQTIVLVTHELDIAQHARRQIFLKDGVIERDERSWAPPVAESTGGVL, from the coding sequence GTGAGCACCGCCGCCGGTCAGGCCGACGAGGTCATCCGCATCGATCGGCTCACCAAGGACTACATCCTCGGCGCCGAGACCGTGCACGCGCTGCGTGGCGTCGACCTCGTGGTGCACCGCAACGAGTACATCGCGATCATGGGCCCGTCGGGCTCCGGCAAGTCCACGCTGATGAACCTGATCGGCTGCCTGGACACGCCGAGCGGCGGCGAGTACTGGCTGAACGGCCAGGCCGTCTCGCAGCTCACCGACGACGATCTCGCCCGGATCCGCAACCGCGAGATCGGGTTCGTCTTCCAGACGTTCAACCTGCTCCCTCGCGCGACGGCCCTGCACAACGTCGAGCTGCCTCTCGTCTACGCGGGTGTGGGCGCAAAGGACCGGCGCGAGCGAGCCGCGCGGATGCTGGAGCGCGTCGGCCTCGGCGACCGCATGACGCACCGCCCGAGCGAGCTGTCCGGCGGACAGCGGCAGCGTGTCGCGATCGCGCGGGCGCTGATCAATGATCCCGCGATCCTCCTGGCGGACGAGCCGACGGGCAACCTCGACTCGCAGACCGGCGCGGAGATCATGGCGCTGTTCGAAACGCTGCACGAGCAGGGGCAGACGATCGTGCTCGTCACGCACGAGCTCGACATCGCCCAGCACGCGCGGCGGCAGATCTTCCTGAAGGATGGTGTCATCGAGCGCGACGAGCGGAGCTGGGCTCCGCCCGTCGCTGAGTCAACCGGAGGCGTTCTGTGA
- a CDS encoding tetratricopeptide repeat protein — translation MARFRGLFLSALVLLLLPATASAQDDNKHTKEATKHIGLAMTRQDDAERQEMYRQALTALEQGMAEEPNHAKTWYLAGAVYAALGQFSEADAAFDKALELYPAYEAELSAEREQAWIHAFNAGVTAMDQGDNAAAIAALEAANELYDQRPEAFLNLGSLYANSGETAKAVEALQKAHAIVTGPMLEQVNEETRAQWASYAEMAKMNIAQLSGQAGIEAFQAEEYEQAAEMFKAAAEQNPHSRDFRYNYVQALFASVQSLEEELDSARAKQQTADVERLENELRPMYPQVIAAVESVQQIDPNNEMLYIIAARAHRMNGLLSDDAAAQKAGQDKALELLTQREALPVYLDQLAIRTGDAGAVVSGMLTNAGATEGASLVIHMTLIGMEGQTIGEGDITVTAPADGASVEFQGTIPVEGDIAGWKYEVRG, via the coding sequence ATGGCACGGTTCCGCGGGCTGTTCCTGTCAGCCCTCGTGCTGCTGCTCCTGCCGGCGACTGCGTCGGCGCAGGACGACAACAAGCACACCAAAGAGGCGACGAAGCATATCGGGCTGGCCATGACGCGCCAGGACGATGCCGAGCGCCAGGAGATGTACCGTCAGGCACTCACGGCGCTCGAGCAGGGCATGGCCGAGGAGCCCAACCATGCCAAGACGTGGTACCTCGCCGGCGCCGTCTACGCCGCGCTGGGCCAGTTCTCGGAGGCGGACGCCGCATTCGACAAGGCGCTGGAGCTGTACCCGGCCTACGAGGCGGAGCTGTCAGCCGAGCGTGAGCAGGCGTGGATCCACGCGTTCAATGCCGGCGTGACGGCGATGGACCAGGGCGACAACGCTGCTGCGATCGCAGCGCTGGAGGCCGCGAACGAGCTGTACGACCAGCGTCCCGAGGCGTTCCTCAACCTGGGCAGCCTGTACGCCAACTCGGGGGAGACCGCCAAGGCGGTCGAGGCGCTGCAGAAGGCGCACGCGATCGTCACCGGCCCCATGCTGGAGCAGGTGAACGAGGAGACCAGGGCGCAGTGGGCGAGCTACGCGGAGATGGCGAAGATGAACATCGCGCAGCTCAGCGGCCAGGCCGGGATCGAGGCCTTCCAGGCCGAGGAGTACGAGCAGGCAGCGGAGATGTTCAAGGCTGCGGCCGAGCAGAACCCGCACTCGCGCGATTTCCGTTACAACTACGTGCAGGCGCTGTTCGCGAGCGTGCAGTCGCTCGAGGAGGAGCTCGACAGCGCGCGCGCGAAGCAGCAGACGGCCGACGTGGAGCGGCTCGAGAACGAGCTGCGGCCGATGTATCCGCAGGTCATTGCGGCAGTCGAGAGCGTGCAGCAGATCGATCCCAACAACGAGATGCTGTACATCATCGCCGCGCGCGCGCACCGCATGAACGGGCTGCTGTCCGACGATGCCGCGGCGCAGAAGGCGGGTCAGGACAAGGCGCTCGAGCTGCTCACGCAGCGCGAGGCGCTGCCGGTCTACCTCGATCAGCTCGCGATCCGGACCGGCGATGCCGGTGCAGTGGTGTCGGGAATGCTGACGAACGCCGGCGCGACCGAGGGCGCTTCGCTCGTGATCCACATGACGCTCATCGGCATGGAGGGTCAGACGATCGGTGAGGGCGACATCACGGTGACTGCACCGGCCGATGGCGCATCCGTGGAGTTCCAGGGAACGATCCCGGTGGAGGGCGACATCGCGGGCTGGAAGTACGAGGTCCGCGGATAG
- a CDS encoding TolC family protein produces MTPTSCAAMSRRALVALVAAGTLGAAGSAAAQQPPPQTTSRQPTSPATQEPTVTLAQAVELAQQHSPALAQRLGAVTTSRSAERVQIGSFLPNLSFSSGASLASTERFNPQTNTTVSGSSDSYSAGLSASVDLFTAGRRGAQLRQARASTDAALASVIEQRFAVALQAKQSFFDVRRADELIRVAEARVTRAQQSEEAAQRRMQVGSGTRSDVLRARLEANQARQALLQAQSQRRAATYALGAVIGADGPVAAQPGEEPGPADLALSDAELVELVEQQSPAVQTAEADVAASDAGLRSARTQYFPTLRASGGYDWFNQDASFNGGRTSWSTRLSLSYPLFNGFGREDAVQRASVQANVSRIQLDASRRQARADLEGVLTSLRLAEEQIVLAAEAVDVAAEDLRVVEERYRLGAATSIDLLQSQTALVEAEQALVNARYDYLIARAQLEALVGREL; encoded by the coding sequence ATGACCCCCACTTCGTGCGCCGCGATGTCGCGGCGCGCGCTGGTCGCCCTGGTGGCGGCCGGCACTCTCGGCGCCGCTGGCTCCGCCGCGGCGCAGCAGCCTCCGCCCCAGACCACATCCCGGCAGCCGACGTCGCCGGCAACGCAGGAGCCGACCGTGACCCTCGCGCAGGCGGTCGAGCTGGCGCAGCAGCACAGTCCGGCTCTTGCGCAGCGGCTCGGCGCCGTCACGACGTCGCGCTCGGCGGAGCGCGTCCAGATCGGCTCGTTCCTGCCGAACCTGTCGTTCAGCTCGGGTGCGTCGCTCGCGAGCACGGAGCGCTTCAATCCCCAGACGAACACGACCGTCAGCGGATCCAGCGACAGCTACAGCGCGGGCCTCTCGGCGTCGGTCGATCTGTTCACTGCGGGACGGCGCGGTGCGCAGTTGCGCCAGGCGCGCGCCAGCACCGATGCGGCACTCGCGTCGGTCATCGAGCAGCGCTTTGCCGTGGCGCTCCAGGCCAAGCAGTCGTTTTTCGACGTTCGTCGCGCCGATGAGTTGATCCGCGTGGCGGAGGCGCGCGTCACGCGCGCGCAGCAGTCGGAGGAAGCCGCGCAGCGTCGCATGCAGGTGGGCTCCGGCACGCGCTCGGACGTGCTTCGCGCGCGGCTCGAGGCGAACCAGGCTCGCCAGGCCCTGCTGCAGGCGCAGTCGCAGCGTCGCGCCGCGACGTACGCGCTCGGCGCCGTCATCGGCGCGGACGGTCCGGTGGCAGCGCAACCAGGCGAGGAGCCCGGCCCGGCGGATCTCGCGCTCTCGGATGCGGAGCTCGTCGAGCTGGTCGAGCAGCAGTCGCCGGCGGTGCAGACGGCGGAAGCGGATGTTGCCGCCAGTGATGCGGGCCTGCGCTCGGCGCGCACGCAGTATTTCCCGACGCTGCGCGCGAGCGGGGGATACGACTGGTTCAACCAGGACGCCTCCTTCAACGGCGGCCGCACGAGCTGGAGCACGCGCCTTTCCCTGTCCTACCCGCTCTTCAACGGCTTCGGCCGCGAGGACGCGGTGCAGCGGGCGAGCGTGCAGGCGAACGTCAGTCGCATCCAGCTCGACGCGTCCCGCCGGCAGGCCCGCGCGGACCTCGAGGGCGTGCTCACCAGCCTGCGGCTCGCCGAGGAGCAGATCGTGCTCGCGGCCGAGGCCGTCGATGTTGCGGCCGAGGATCTCCGGGTGGTGGAGGAGCGCTACCGTCTCGGTGCGGCGACCAGCATCGATCTGCTGCAGTCGCAGACCGCGCTGGTCGAAGCGGAGCAGGCGCTGGTCAACGCGCGCTACGATTACCTGATCGCGCGTGCGCAGCTGGAAGCCCTGGTCGGGAGGGAGCTGTGA
- a CDS encoding MFS transporter has product MSNGDTPGSGSKLRFALRALRHRNFRLFTAGQSISVIGTWMQQVAVSWLVYRLTGSAFYLGLVGFLGQAPAFVLAPFAGALADRVNKHRLVIATQTAAMVQATLLAVLVLSGTVEVWHILLLMTMLGAIIGFDTPSRQAFLLEMVGERADLPNAIALNSSMFNLARLIGPAIAGVAIAVMGEGWVIAINAASYIAVLSSLLLMRLTPVRRVRASVSVLSHIREGFDYAFGFAPIRSILLMVATVSVVAVPFTVLLPVIATDVLGGGADTLGFLMAAMGLGALSGALFLAARSTVAGLGRVIARAATLFGAALLGVAASRSLPLTLLALVFAGFGMMTQMASSNTVLQTLVDDDKRGRIMSLYSMAFLGMTPLGSLIAGVAASRIGAPLTIAVGGTCAILAAFLFRLRLPALREQVRPIYRRLGILPEVARGLQAATHSTTPDVGEEGPSGEAA; this is encoded by the coding sequence ATGTCGAACGGGGACACACCAGGATCCGGCAGCAAGCTCCGCTTCGCGCTGCGCGCGCTTCGCCATCGCAATTTCCGCCTGTTCACGGCCGGGCAGTCGATTTCGGTGATCGGGACCTGGATGCAGCAGGTTGCCGTGAGCTGGCTCGTGTACCGGCTGACCGGCAGCGCCTTCTACCTGGGACTCGTCGGCTTTCTCGGACAGGCGCCGGCCTTCGTGCTGGCGCCGTTCGCAGGTGCGCTGGCCGACCGGGTCAACAAGCACCGGCTGGTGATTGCGACGCAGACGGCGGCCATGGTGCAGGCGACGCTGCTGGCGGTGCTGGTCCTGTCGGGTACGGTCGAGGTCTGGCACATCCTGCTGCTGATGACGATGCTCGGCGCGATCATCGGCTTCGACACGCCCAGCCGGCAGGCCTTTCTGCTCGAAATGGTGGGGGAGCGGGCCGACCTGCCGAATGCGATCGCGCTGAACTCCTCCATGTTCAACCTTGCCCGACTGATCGGCCCGGCGATCGCGGGTGTGGCCATCGCGGTCATGGGCGAGGGCTGGGTGATCGCGATCAACGCGGCGAGCTACATCGCGGTACTCTCTTCGCTTCTGCTGATGCGGCTGACGCCGGTCAGGCGCGTGCGCGCGTCCGTGAGCGTGCTCAGTCATATCCGCGAGGGCTTCGACTACGCCTTCGGCTTCGCGCCGATCCGCTCGATCCTGCTGATGGTTGCGACCGTGAGCGTGGTGGCAGTGCCATTTACCGTGCTGCTGCCCGTGATCGCGACGGACGTCCTGGGCGGCGGTGCGGACACGCTCGGGTTCCTGATGGCCGCGATGGGGCTCGGTGCGCTGTCCGGCGCACTGTTCCTTGCCGCGCGCAGCACAGTCGCCGGTCTTGGCAGGGTGATCGCGCGCGCCGCCACCCTGTTCGGCGCCGCGCTGCTCGGTGTGGCCGCTTCGCGCTCGCTGCCGCTCACGCTGCTGGCCCTGGTGTTCGCGGGCTTCGGCATGATGACGCAGATGGCGTCGAGCAATACCGTGCTGCAGACGCTGGTGGACGACGACAAGCGCGGCCGGATCATGAGCCTCTACAGCATGGCGTTCCTGGGCATGACCCCGCTCGGCAGCCTGATTGCGGGTGTGGCGGCGAGCCGGATCGGAGCGCCACTCACCATCGCGGTCGGCGGCACCTGCGCCATCCTTGCCGCCTTTCTGTTCCGGCTGCGGCTTCCCGCCCTGCGTGAGCAGGTGCGGCCGATCTACCGGCGGCTGGGCATCCTGCCGGAGGTCGCGCGCGGGCTCCAGGCCGCCACCCACAGCACCACGCCGGACGTCGGCGAGGAGGGCCCCTCGGGCGAGGCGGCGTAG